The following proteins are encoded in a genomic region of Bacillus sp. FJAT-22090:
- a CDS encoding GNAT family N-acetyltransferase, translating into MIYKNSLEGISSDMLNGFFVDWPNPPNPQTHLNLLKKSSKVIIAIDDNTKQVVGFITAISDGILSAYIPFLEVLPEYKSIGIGKELVNQMLIELEDIYMIDLCCDDDLVPYYEKFGMTKTNGMILRNYKMQSGS; encoded by the coding sequence TTGATTTACAAAAATTCGCTCGAGGGTATTTCATCTGATATGTTAAATGGTTTTTTTGTAGATTGGCCGAATCCGCCAAATCCACAAACTCACTTAAATCTGTTAAAGAAGAGCAGTAAAGTGATTATTGCTATTGATGATAATACGAAGCAAGTAGTTGGATTTATTACAGCGATAAGCGATGGGATTCTATCTGCTTACATTCCATTTCTTGAAGTTTTACCAGAATATAAAAGTATTGGTATAGGTAAGGAATTAGTAAATCAAATGCTCATAGAGCTTGAAGACATATATATGATTGATTTATGCTGTGACGATGACTTAGTTCCTTATTACGAAAAGTTCGGAATGACGAAGACAAATGGAATGATTTTGAGGAACTATAAAATGCAATCTGGAAGTTAA
- the thiE gene encoding thiamine phosphate synthase, with product MKHNMTLYLVTEESISIDSLLTVVEQAIKGGVTVVQLREKNSSGRDFYEKAKALKRLLDYYQIPLIINDRIDIAIAVKAAGVHVGQTDLPISIVKEIVPSSFIIGVSVATLEEAKNAELEGANYIGVGSAFPTGTKSDAKLLRKGVLEEITKTVSIPVVAIGGITLENVSSLQDRGIAGVAVVSAIMKAADPFYAAQQFRLKLK from the coding sequence TTGAAACATAATATGACATTATATTTAGTGACAGAAGAATCGATTTCTATAGATTCATTGCTAACAGTTGTGGAACAGGCTATTAAAGGTGGGGTAACAGTTGTTCAACTCCGGGAAAAAAATAGCTCTGGAAGAGACTTTTATGAAAAAGCAAAGGCATTAAAGAGATTACTAGATTATTATCAAATACCCCTTATCATTAATGACCGTATAGATATAGCAATCGCAGTGAAAGCGGCTGGGGTCCATGTAGGTCAGACAGACTTACCGATTTCGATAGTGAAAGAAATTGTACCTTCTTCGTTTATAATTGGAGTTTCCGTGGCAACGCTCGAAGAAGCAAAAAATGCTGAGCTTGAAGGCGCTAATTATATAGGCGTCGGCTCTGCTTTTCCTACTGGTACAAAAAGTGATGCAAAGCTTTTACGTAAGGGTGTCCTCGAAGAAATAACGAAAACTGTTTCCATTCCTGTAGTTGCAATAGGGGGGATAACACTTGAAAATGTATCCTCGTTGCAAGATAGAGGAATTGCTGGGGTCGCTGTAGTTTCAGCGATAATGAAGGCGGCGGATCCCTTTTATGCTGCTCAGCAGTTTAGACTGAAACTAAAATAA
- the thiM gene encoding hydroxyethylthiazole kinase, whose translation MNKSVVSNLFSRLREKNPLVHHITNIVTVNDCANVTLAIGASPVMANSVEEVEEMVQLANALVLNIGTIQAEIFTAMILAGKVANEKGIPVIFDPVGVGATAYRRRLAKELIQKVKISVIRGNASEMYSLIRENGRTRGVDSTDISLDRKILAEKVANLFSCIAVISGETDIVSNGLETVQITNGDHWLTKVTGTGCMTTSLIASFTGTTADYFSASIAGMSVMSLAGERAKKSMSEEDGIGHFKAQLMDEIFHMNEEVWGKEVSIIET comes from the coding sequence ATGAATAAAAGTGTAGTAAGCAATCTTTTTTCACGCTTAAGAGAAAAAAATCCACTCGTACACCATATTACAAATATTGTAACTGTAAACGATTGTGCAAATGTGACGCTTGCTATAGGTGCTTCTCCTGTAATGGCAAACAGTGTAGAAGAGGTAGAGGAAATGGTTCAATTAGCTAATGCACTAGTGCTTAATATAGGAACAATACAGGCTGAGATATTTACAGCTATGATTTTAGCCGGAAAAGTGGCAAACGAGAAAGGGATTCCAGTCATTTTTGATCCAGTTGGTGTTGGAGCAACCGCTTATCGAAGAAGATTAGCAAAAGAACTAATACAAAAAGTAAAAATAAGTGTTATTAGAGGAAATGCGAGTGAGATGTACTCTCTCATTAGAGAAAATGGAAGAACTAGAGGTGTAGATTCTACTGATATTTCTTTAGATAGAAAAATACTTGCCGAAAAAGTAGCGAATTTATTTTCTTGCATAGCAGTAATAAGTGGTGAAACAGATATAGTATCCAATGGCTTAGAAACGGTGCAAATTACAAACGGGGACCACTGGTTAACCAAAGTGACTGGTACTGGATGCATGACTACTTCTTTAATAGCATCTTTCACTGGAACGACAGCCGACTATTTTTCGGCAAGCATAGCTGGCATGTCTGTAATGAGTTTAGCTGGGGAGAGAGCGAAAAAGAGTATGTCTGAGGAAGATGGGATTGGTCATTTTAAAGCTCAATTGATGGATGAAATTTTTCATATGAATGAAGAAGTATGGGGAAAAGAGGTTTCTATAATTGAAACATAA
- the thiD gene encoding bifunctional hydroxymethylpyrimidine kinase/phosphomethylpyrimidine kinase — translation MKTALTIAGSDSGGGAGIQADIKAFSANGVFGMSAITAITAQNTNEVRSVQYVDLKMIQEQIESVFDDIQVDAVKIGMLGNAQITQVVANTLKKYSPKFIVVDPVMVSKGGHYLLEQSAVEALKREIFPLASILTPNIPEAEVLIGSTLHSEDEMYLACEQIRSMGVTAVLLKGGHLSGPSNDLFYDGKDFHWLKADRIETKNTHGTGCTLSSAITANLAKGSTLLEAVTLAKCYITTAITHSFPLGSGHGPTNHFYDLYKKSNMIAR, via the coding sequence ATGAAAACAGCGCTCACAATAGCCGGTTCTGATTCGGGTGGAGGTGCAGGTATTCAAGCGGATATTAAAGCTTTTTCTGCAAATGGTGTATTTGGCATGTCCGCTATTACCGCAATTACAGCTCAAAATACTAATGAGGTTCGTTCTGTTCAGTATGTTGATTTGAAAATGATCCAAGAACAAATAGAGTCGGTTTTTGATGATATCCAAGTGGACGCAGTGAAAATCGGTATGCTTGGGAATGCACAAATTACTCAAGTTGTAGCAAATACCTTAAAGAAATATTCCCCTAAATTTATTGTTGTTGATCCAGTAATGGTCTCGAAAGGTGGGCACTATCTATTAGAACAATCTGCTGTAGAAGCTTTAAAAAGAGAAATATTTCCCCTAGCGTCTATTTTGACACCGAACATTCCAGAAGCAGAAGTATTAATAGGGTCAACATTGCATTCGGAAGATGAGATGTATTTAGCGTGTGAACAAATTAGAAGTATGGGAGTTACAGCTGTTTTATTAAAAGGAGGTCATTTGAGTGGTCCATCAAACGATCTTTTTTACGACGGTAAGGATTTTCATTGGTTAAAAGCGGATAGAATTGAGACGAAAAACACCCATGGAACTGGATGTACATTATCATCAGCGATTACTGCAAATCTCGCCAAAGGGTCAACCTTATTAGAAGCGGTTACCTTAGCCAAATGTTATATAACTACAGCGATAACACATAGTTTTCCATTAGGTTCTGGTCATGGGCCAACAAATCACTTTTATGATCTTTACAAAAAATCAAATATGATAGCTCGGTGA